From the genome of Ziziphus jujuba cultivar Dongzao chromosome 4, ASM3175591v1:
TTTACAAGCACTTTAGAGATACCTGTCCCCTTACTCATCTTCACATCACTGTTTCCATTTAAACCTCCTGAGGAGTCTGCAGATGACATTTTTTTCGCAGTCACAGATTTGGGCTTAAGAGAAGTAGAAGATTTTGCAGACAAGTTTTTCTTCTTAGCTTTTGACAAGCCTTGCCATGAAGAGATCTCCAGCTTTTCGGTAGGTGATGACACTTCCTGCTTTATGGTTCTAGCGGTATCATATACATGCGGCTTTGAAGATGGTGAAGCTTTGAGATTTGCCAAAGATGTCTTCTTCCTCTCTGCCAGACCAACATTCCTAGCAGAAATCTGGTTGTCAAGTGGTTGTCTCAACATTGGCTGCTTGTTGATGTTAGGGGTACAAAATATATGGGGCTTTGAAATGGATGAAGCTTTAAGATTGGCCAATGGTGTCTTCTTCCTCTCTGCCCGAACATCACTCCCTACAGAATTCAGGTTGTCAAGTGATTTTGTCAACATTTGCTGCTTATCGAAGTTAGAGGCATTAAAAATTTGGGTCTTTGAAGTGGGAGAAGCTTTGAGCTTGGACAATGGTGTCTTCTTCCTCTCTGCCTGAAAATCACTCCCTACAGAGCTCAGGTTGTCAAGTGATTTTGTCAATATTTGCTGCATCTTGACGTTAGTGCTATTAAGTTGATGTGCTTCTGAATCAGGTGAATGTTTGTGCTTAACTACAGATTCCTTTTTCCTCCCCGTAGAAACAACAGTCTCAACCAGGTTTTGGCTGTCATTTGATTTCATGGTGATTCCTTTCTTTATAGGTTGTCTTTCCTTCTCCTCAAATGCATGTGCCCTCCCATACTTACAAAAATCATGACAAGATCCAGTAGAAGCTCTAAGGTAATGAGGAACAATTTCACTACTTTTTGACAACATTGGTTTTCCTGTCGAGTTTCTTCTTGAATTACCCTCATCTAGCTTACTTATTTCTTTGGCCATTGGTAAATTGATACTCTCCTCGGCCACCAAAAAGGAATAAgataaatcaatcaaaattcaGAGGAGACAACCCTGAAAGAGAATAAAACTTCGGTAAAGCTGAGCTACGAAGTCATACAACAGGCACAattaacaatgaaaataaacaGCTACAACAACACACACATATTTCAAAGGTAGTAAATACCAAAGCAAGAAGACCAATGTGAATTGCAGCTAGCTCCAAACAGGGATGATTTTAACAAGATCTTCTACctgataaagaaagaaaaataaataaataaaaaatgagtatttcatatattatttCAGATCAATGAAAAATTTAAGGAAACAAATGCTGTCATTACTTAAACAAGTATACTTTGATGGAGATTAGAAatcaaaaaacaataataagtaaaaaaaattatgaatttcgAGAACAATATACAAGCTTTCCAATCCGAAGATTAGAGATTTTCAGAATTTTGTTCATAAAGACAAATTTCctgctttattttattgcttttgaATTTAGCCAGAATCAGCATCATTCATGAGAAATATATACAATCATCACTGGCACAACAAATATCAAAGCAAACAGTTAAATTAATGTCTCACTGATTGAAGGATTAAAGATGACTTAATCACATCTCTTTCATTTAAAACTTTCTTTTCGTCCTATCTTCTTAAATTTCACCAACTAGGAAATGAATAAAACACATCCGACATAATTATAAAGGAGCAAGAAGAAACCAACAAAGAaacagtaatatatatatatatatatatataggttaacAAGATTATCAGATGATATCTGAGAACTCATATCAATTGATCAACTGATTGCCAATGGCAACCGAACTTATGAAAACTCATATCAATAAAACCTCATCAATACTTCCTCACTCTTGAGCGATGACCAGGTAGATCCATCACAGTTGATAGTTGTGTATGCTAAGCTATTAACAGACCGACATATTTACATCAATATGCTTCTTTTATTAGATTAAACAGATAATTTGCTAACATGCTTCTTTTATTAGATTAAACAGATAATTAGCTAATATGCTTCTTTTATTAGATTAAACAGATAATTAGCTTATGGAGAAACAAGGCTACCTTTTCTACAAGAGACAAatatatcatcaaattcctgtACAGTTAGAGAATAAAATACCCAGGAAAAGGAAAATTCTTTGAACAGAttataggaaacaaaaaaaaaaaaaaaaaaaaaaaaaaaggccaaaagcAGGTGATCCTGGATCGCATTAAAGAGGCAAAACAAGTATAACTCCAAGAAAGGGTAACTCCCAAATCTAATTAAGCAAGCAATCTAAAAAAGCTATAACATTCACATCGGTAGGACACATTAACCAATGGAAATATGGCAAAACCAAAATTGACATTTAACGTATAAAAGGAACttcgacaattttttttttttttttttttttaccatggcTATCGTCAAGATTAAGCAATCTTTGAAgaacaaatttggaaaataattattccATAAACAAAACTCAATTCCAACACAGGGATATAGACAATACAAGTTACAAAAACACACCGAAAAATACCAGAACAACGACGAGAAACCCAAATCGAGAGctcaaagggaaaaaaaaaaaaaaaaaaaaagcttttttctttGCACCAAAAGCCCAGtaacaaaaaatgaataaagaaagaaaaaaacaaaattttcagggAAACTATTTGAAAAACatggaaaaggaaaacaacCC
Proteins encoded in this window:
- the LOC107415871 gene encoding uncharacterized protein LOC107415871 is translated as MAKEISKLDEGNSRRNSTGKPMLSKSSEIVPHYLRASTGSCHDFCKYGRAHAFEEKERQPIKKGITMKSNDSQNLVETVVSTGRKKESVVKHKHSPDSEAHQLNSTNVKMQQILTKSLDNLSSVGSDFQAERKKTPLSKLKASPTSKTQIFNASNFDKQQMLTKSLDNLNSVGSDVRAERKKTPLANLKASSISKPHIFCTPNINKQPMLRQPLDNQISARNVGLAERKKTSLANLKASPSSKPHVYDTARTIKQEVSSPTEKLEISSWQGLSKAKKKNLSAKSSTSLKPKSVTAKKMSSADSSGGLNGNSDVKMSKGTGISKVLVKEVLTSPTGLVSPKHSVGRVSSSNSRKHWNLKKVISPLSQNKIKRPEPKQPKNDEVQEKTLYVIKMETESKTLESDRYENCAIESLPPPPSSSPKSSSLLNSPSFSSNEDEDDQEGSEYTSESDFDSSTEDNEMEHAGDAETVDEDVKRMEKKSGMICNEDKDCQSSKLKFRRGKVVDMQSENNGPRRLKFRRGRVLGENPNVKPDARRRSFKRRDGVDDNRTETNPETVVLKHQDVQGKKEEQGLFNNVIEETASKLVETRKSKVKALVGAFETVISLQDSKPSANTVT